In Chryseobacterium scophthalmum, the genomic stretch CGCAAATCCAAGATCTAACCCTACTATTAAAAATGCTACTTTTATCGGAGGTACAACAGGTGAAGCTGATGCATTAAAATTAAGAGTTGGTACTTATGGTACTTTTGATAACTTGGTATTATCTAACTGGACTACTGGTATCAATGTAGAGCATGATGCTTCTGTAGCTTATTTCAACGGTGGTAACAAGATTACTAACGTTAAATTTGATACAAATGTTGCTACTAAAGCTTCTGCTAAAAATACAGCAGGTGCAGCCGTAACAATCTTAGCAAACACTTATTCAGAAAATGCTTCTGCAACTGGTGCAGGAAATGGAATAAACACTCCAACTTGGGCTACAGGTTGGGCTGGATTGTAAGATATCTAAATTAATTATACAGAAGACCGTTCAAATTTTATTGAAAAAATTTGAACGGTCTATTTTAAAATCACCAAATCATTTAAAATTAATATCATGAAACTAAATTTATTATTTAGCAAAATAGCATTTGCTTTTATTTTAATCAGTCAATTTGTATTTTCTCAAGATTTTAGTACACAAGCCGATTTTTCTAATTTCAAAGTAAGCTACGTAGGTTCTGATCAATATATACATTATAACTATGATGTACAGGGGAAATACAGAGGTTATAATTTAGCAATGTACTATAATGTAGTATCAAACGATACGCGGATTTTCACTAATTCTGTTTTTGATGATTCTAATTATGATCCAATTTACTATCCTACATCAACGACTATTGATACTTGGAACTTAATATGGGATGATTTTTCTAAAGTAAAAAATGCTCTGAAATATATTTTGGTAATTAAAACTTGGCCTGTTTATAATAATGACGGTAGTATATTAATTCCAGAATTAACAAAAACGTTAGAATATGTTCGCCCAATCGAAACTCCAAACTTAACAATAACATCTGTTCAGGTTTATAGTAGCTTAAGTGGAGTTAAAATCTTTGATTCTAATACAAGTAGCAACGGAGGACCTCAATTGCAAAAAAATGCTAGTTATCAATTTAAAGTTATAGTAACTAAAACAGGTAATGCTGCTATAAATAATTTGAGATTTGATTTATGTCAATTTGATATACTACAGGGAAATTATCCGACCGTTCCTCCTAAAACCGTAAAAACTCAATATTTAAGTTTTGGGCAAGCTCAAAACAGTGCAGAGGTCACAACTGAAGCAACGATAGCAGATTTTGGTTCGAATAGTTTTATGGGAGTAGCTTTTCATTTAGATAAAGATAATACAATCGCAGAAACCAATGAAAATGATAATATAAAATTATTAGGAGCAGGTTATCATAGTAAAATGGCAAATATCGGTGATAAAATTGAAGTTAATGTTTATGACATGAACGGTAATTTGCTTAAAAAATTAAAAACCACTTCAGACGATACAGATTTTATGAATATTAAATCTCAATTAGGTTCAGGAAAATATATCTTAAGAACTAATGAGAAATCACGTCAGGTTTTAATAAAATAAACTTTTTTTTTCTTCATATGAAATGCAAAACCACGCCCGGAATTTATTTTCCGGGCGTGGTTATTTTTTGTACCAATTTGAATTTATTTTTAAAATATTTCTTAATTGTCATCAATCCGTCTCAATTAAAAATTCTTTGTTTTCTTTGCTAAGTGAAATCGAAGATTCGACGTAAGTCAAACGCCTTTGCGAACTTAAAAACAGTTAGTGGTTAAAAAAACTTGGCGAGCTTTGCGTTAAAATCAAATAATATAATTAATAATAGATAATCATAATATTTAATCTAAAATCAATTCATTACCGTTTGAATTGGGATAATAAACAGAAAAATGGTAATTTGGTCTTCTCATTCAAAATAGATTGATAAAAATCTCGTTGAAGAAGAGTAATCTGAGAATTATGAAGAAAAATCACTTAAAAATAATCATCGCTGCCTTTATTATTGGCTCGTCATTTACCATTCATTCGTGCGGTAAAGATGAAGATATAACTTCTGCAATTCCAGTTATTGGAATAGCTCAGGATCCTAATAATTTTAAAGGTGATATTACTAACGGACAAGTTGTAACACTTGATCCGATGAAGCTTTATAAACTCACCGGTATTGTTACGGTAAAAAATGGCGGAACTCTCGTTATTCCTGCCGGAACTAGAATTACTGCGACAGCAGGAGCTTCATCTTATGTTCTTGTAGAACAGGGTGGAAAATTTTATGCAAACGGAACTCCCGGTTCACCAGTTTTATTTACATCAACAACAGCCGAAGCAGGAAATTGGGGTGGAATAGTTATTTGTGGCAAAGCTCCGATCAATACAGGAAATACAAGTTCATCAGAAATCGGAAATTTAACTTACGGAGGTACCGATACTACCGATAATTCAGGATCACTGAATTATGTAAGAATTGAATACGCAGGTGCGGACTTTTCAGCCGGTAAAAAATTTAACGGACTTTCTCTTTTCGGGATTGGTAACGAGACCAGAGTAGAAAGCGTAGCACTTTTAAATAATGCAGACGACGGTATCGAAATTTATGGAGGAACGGTAAATGTTTCAAACATTGTTTCAATCGGAAATACCAATCATGCATTCAGTTATAAAGACGGATGGATTGGTAGTGCTACAAATATTTATACCAAAAGAAAAGCAGACGGCACAGGAAATAATGGAATTAAAGGTATTAATAATACTACAAATCCTACTGCTTCTCCTCAATCAAGCGCAACTATCAAAAACGTGACAGTAATCGGAGGAAATGACACAGGCGAAGCTAATGGTATACTGTTATCATCGGGAGCGCAAGCAACGATTGAAAATGCCGTGATTTCAAGTTGGAAAACAGGTATTAATTTACAAGGTGACGCAACCGTTACTTATTTTAACGGTCAAAGTAAAATAAAAGACATTCTATTTAATGCAACCAATGTTACGACTAAGATTTCAGCTACTTCAACAGCAGGTACATCTGTAACAATTTTAGACAACACCTATACCGAAAAACCTGATGCAACCGGAGCCGGAAACGGAATTTTAACACCAACTTGGGCAGTTGGTTGGTCCGGATTACAATAATTAAATTCAAAATCAATATTAAAATTCCTTAGAAATGTTTTCTGAGGAATTTTTGTTTAAACAATAACTTATATCATTTATAATTTTCCTTATACCAATTTGTCTCACAATCTGGGCAGCTCCGGAGGAGCAATACCTTTGTAGGATAGTAATAACCACAATTAGAACTCCGTAGGAGTTCAACCTTTTCCAATGATCATTCTTTGAATTGAGAAGGCGTCATTCCCGTTTGAGATTTAAAGAATTTTGAAAAACTTGCCTGATCATAAAATCCCAAATCAAAAACAATATCTTTCACCGATTTTTTTGAAACTTTCAGAAGACGCTTTGCTTCAAGTAAAATCCTGTCCTGAATAAGCGATGAAGCTGAAGAATTAATGCTTTTTTTACAGATAATATTTAAATAATTGGGCGAAATATTGAGCTTTTTAGCATAAAAAGAAACCGACCGTTCTTCTTTAAAATATTCATCAATAAGGTTTAAAAATTTTGAAAAAACAGGATTCGAATGGTATTGCTCATCATTTTTAAAAATAAATTCTACCGCTTCACTGATGAGTAATCCAATCATTTCGCTTCGCTTCTGAATCATTTCCCAAAAAACTGGTTCATCATTCAACAGTTTTTTGATGGTCTTAAATTCATAAGCCAGAAATTCAAAACTCGTATCTGAAAGATCTATTACGGGATGATTTTGGTAAAATAGTTGTGAAAACCTCAAAGCAGGAATTAAACTTTCAAACCAAGTTCTGCTGATCATCAACTGATATCCTACCGTTCCAGCTTCAATTTCCCATTGATGCACCTGATCGGGGAAAACAAGATGAATCTGACGATTTTTCACTTCATAATCTACAAAATCGATGGTGTGATTCCCTTTTGCTTTTTCAAAAATATTAATGATAAAAAAATCATGCTTGTGCGGATCATCGATAGAACGTTCTCCATAAAGCTCATTAAACAAGAGACGCGTTTCCAAAGAATGATCATCCTTGAAATCCTGAATACCTAAAACCGGAAAATGATCTGAACGACGGCTCACTCCGAATGATTTTTGCCTAAAATTAGTGAAATTTATGCAGGAAATCATTTTCAGAATATAAGTTGAGACAATTTATGATTCTAAAATTTTTACAATCTCTTTATAACCTAAAGATTTTGCGTGCTCCAAAGCGGTAATTCCTTCGTTATCGGCGATATCTTTTGCGCCTTTATCTTTAAGAATCTGAACAATTTGCTGATATTTTAAACTACCGTCACCTAAAATCACCGCTTCCATTAAAGCAGTCCATCCCAATCTGTTCACATGATTAATCGGAAAACCTTCCGTATTCGCCAAAACTTTTACCGTTTCTACATGACCTCTTTCACAGGCAGGAATTAAAGCCGTTCCATTGTATCTGTTAAAAACATCAAAACGAGCTCCGTTTTTCAGAAATAATTTTACCAATTCGGTCTGTCCGTTTGCACCCGCAAACAAAAACGGACTGTCCAATTGTTGATCCTGCAGATTAACATCCGCTTTATATTTGACAAGAAGTTTCGCAATTTTTATCTTTTTTCCTACGGCTGCAAGAAGCAGCAAGGATCTTCCTCTCGAATCTTTCGTATTCACATCGGCTCCGTTTTCCAAAGCCGTTCTTAATCCTTCTGCATTATTGCTCTTTACAAGCTCAATCACATTTTCACCATTAATCATAATTTCTTTTACAGGTTGAGAAAAGCTTTTTTCGCAAGCATTTACACTGATAAAACACAACAGAAAAAACAAAACTTTCATCGCCTGATTTTTATTTAATTAAAATACCACGTTCCCTCTATAAATAAGAGATTCTACGTTTGAAATTCTTGATATCGCTTCTGCAGAACAGCTTGCATTCAGCAAAACAAAATCGGCATCAGCACCTATTTTCGGCCATTGCTGAACACCTTTATCATCCAAAGGAGTTAGATTTGCCGTTGCTAATTTTAAACTTCTTGAAAGCAAAAATTCAGTCGACTGACCGTAAAGCTGAGCATACAGATTGGCTTTCTCTAAAACACTTCCGGTTCCGTACGTATTCCAATGATCGATGATACTGTCGTTTCCGGTATAAACGGTTACATTATGTTTTTGTAAAGTCGGGAGCGGCATGATCAAATTTCCGATAGGAATCGTTGAAGCAATTCCCACTTGAGCATTGCCTAATTTTTCGGCAATCTCTTCCTGTTTTATTTTATCTAATTTACCTAAAATAAAACAATGACTAAAAAATGTTTTTCCTTTTAGAGAAGGATTTTCATTCACTTTATCGATAAGGTATTCAACCGTTTTCAAACCTGATTCTCCGGTTTCATGCAAGTGAATATCAATTCCTTTTTGATGATCTAAAGCAAGTTGTACCGTAAAATCAATTGTTTTTTCAATCGCTCCGTCAATCGTGTAAGGATCTACTCCACCGATGAAATCGATATTCATCTGAGCTGCTTCTTTCAAATAAGGAACAGAATTTTTGTAAAAAACTCCGTGCTGCGGAAAGGCAACAATTTCAGCCCCGAAACTTTTCTTTTTATTATCTAAAGCTTTCTGTAAATTTTTCAAAGAATCGAGTTTGGAAGTAGGCTCAATATTCACATGACTTCTTGCAAAAGCAGTTCCTTTAGACTGAATCAATTCAATCATTTTTTCTGCTTTATAGGTAGAATTTTTCAGAATTTCCGGCATGATTTGTTCTTCCAAAGCAATCATTCCTTTTACTCCGCCTTTTCTTTTTCTTACAGCCTGCCATTTGTCGCCATAAAAAGTTTTATCAAGGTGAATGTGCATATCTTTAAAAGCCGGAAGCATCAAAAATCCTTTTGCATCCACTGCTGTTGCTTTAGGATTATTCGGAGCTATTTTTGTAATTTTCCCATTTTCTGTTTCCACCAAAAACAAATCTGTCTTTGTAGAAACCACTTCGCCTTCTTCGTATTCAAAACCGGTTTCAAGACGGACATTTTTAACAATTAATTTGCCATTTACTCCTAAAACTTTATCTTCAGAAAGCATTTTTGCACTCATCACTGTAGGCGTTAAAGTAATTCCAGCCATTGCTAAAGCAGAGCTTTTCAAAAAATCTTTTCGCGAAATATTATTAGACCTTTCCATATTCAATTTCTATGATACAAAATTAGTAAGAACTAAGGTCTTAGAATTGTATCATTTATCACATTGCTTGTATGAATTTTTTGATTTTCTTTTGTCTTGAAGCAAAAGAAGCCTCCATTAAAAATTAAAAAGAAGTGAAGGTTAAATCAATTTCAATATAGAAATATACAGTTGGTTATCTTTTAGGAAGGACAAAAAGGTAAACACCTTTAAAGATCCTACAATGCTCAACTGTTTTTTTAACGATATCGAAAAATTTGATCTCGAAAATAAAAAGCACCTGCTTTCTGCTGTAGTAGATGGTATTATTCAGGTTTTGAAAATCAAAAAATATTGCTGTGCTTTAGTTCTGTTTCATAATACAAAAACAGAACATTATTATAACACAAAACCCACTGCAAAATTGCAGTGGGTTTTATTTATCTGCCACACGATATAATCGTGCGGGAGCGAAGGGGCGAGCGGGGAACTTTACTTATTATTATTTAAATATAGTATTCTCTTTTACAAAAGCTATATCTGCAGAATTTGTGATAATATAAACATCTCCTTCATCTTTAGATTTTTTACCATTATAATAAATAATTTCCTTATCAGAAATTACCTTTACACTATCACCAATTTGTCTTTCGGCAAATATAGGTAAGTAAATTTCAGCTTGTTTCCCTTTAATCTGGTAAGGATATATTCCTTTTTCTAATTTTTTTGAAAAATCTTGAACATTTGAATTAACTATATTTAAGTTTAATATACCAAAACTATGATTACGAGATATTTTTATATCTGTAACAGTTCCTTCAAATACAACCCCATTTTTTAAAACTTTATTTTTTTCAGCATATTCTTCTGTTCCTGTTTTTTTTAAGAATATTATCATTCCTACAAAAACAATAAACATTATTATAAATCTTAAATATTTCATATAAATTTATTAATTAAATTGAGGAGCATGATATATATTTCTTGGGTTGGGATTCATTAGGGCTGAAACAATAGGACTCCCAGCATTTGAAATCCTATCTAAAATACTTCTTTGTGCGGTCGGTTTCATTTTGTTAATTAAATATGTTTTCGAAACTGAAAGATTACCAGATCCTAGATTAACTGCTCCGCCGACCCCTATATTTCCGCCTATGGAATATCCATACCATCCTTTATCTGTCCAATTTCCCGTTCCCGAAAAACGACTAGCACTAACACCACCTCCCGCAATTACTTTCACATCAGCAGAACCTCCAGCTGATATAGTGGTTCCTTCAAAAGATGCTGGATCTATTGCCCTTGTAGAGTTATTATAAGCTACAAAAAGACTAGCTCCAACAGTACCTGAAAGACCTCCTTGTTCTCCTCCAGAGGAACCCAAATGTCCTCCAGCATAAACATAATTATAACCGCCGTAAGTTTTATCTGTAAATTGAACAACAGAAGCTTCTAAACCTGCATTTGCTCCAGCTCCAAAGCTAGCTCCTACATCTGCTTGTACGGTATAACCTACAGCAAAGCGATTAACATCAATATTTTTCGCTCCAATATCTATGGTTTTATTTTCTTTAAGATTTAAAGGAACATTTATAACTTTCTCTTCTCCGGCTGTTTCAATTCTCCATTCTTTTTTATCCTTACCTCTTATAACAATATCCTCAGTTTGTCTTCCATCCGGGTCGATAAATCTTATCGGATTATTAAACGCATAATTATATGGGCTATGACGAGTCATCTTCTCCGCCAACGGATCCACAACACCCCACCTTCCAATATCCGGCATATAGAATCTTGCGCCGTAATCATACATTCCCGTTTCCTGAAGTTCTTTGCCGTTGTACTTGTACTGATAAGAAGGATTTCCTACTAAACCATTATATCCTTCATGCTTCAAACCAAAAGGATAATAGTTGTTTTCCTCAAGAACTTCTATGCTGCTCCCATTATGCATGTAACTTAACCTTGTATTTCCTAAATGATCGCTGTAATTGTAAATATACTTATTTTTTACAAAATCAAAATATCCTTCTGAAGTGGGTACAAACTGGAGCCCCGAAGGGTTCAGTGGAGTAAATGGACCTCCATAATAGTAATACTGAAAACCATCTAGATAATCTGTTTCTGCAAGTGATCCACTCATTGGATTATTGGTTATTATATATTTTTTTAACTTCATTCCATCAGCCCGATAAATATAATTTGTCTGGCTATTTAATTTTCCACCACCTGTAGTAATATTAGATGGTAGATTTAAATAATTGTATACAATCGAAGTTATACCTTTATCTAAATGTTTATTCATATTTCCATTGGGGTCATAGGTAAAAACATTTTGCAAAGCATTGTATCCTGAAGAGTTATTGACAACTCCTTGAGGAAGCGTTATTTTATCTAAATGGTTACCAGTGTAATTATAAATTAAATCATCAATTTTCTCAGCAGTGGTTCCTGAAGAAGGTTTTGAAAATCTTTTTAAACTAGCAATATTTCCGTTGAGGTCATAGGTAAGCTGCTCATTATAGTTATTATTGTTGATAAGTGATGAGCCGGGTTCTGAATAAATTCCTTGTTGAAGTCTGTTTAGTCCATCATACGTGTAAGAATATCTACGTTTATTATCATTAGGATTTGTTGATGTTTTCCAGTCAATCTCTGCAATATTACCGTTGAACTTACCCGTTGAAAGATTTGTATTTTCAGGATTGGTGTATTTTATTGCATATCCGAAAAGGTCTCCATTATTTAAGTCATTCGGATTGTTAATCTGCGTCATCCAGCCTCGGATATTATACAGATAATCTACCTGTTGCAAGCCGTTTCCGGAAACTGTACCACCTACTTTTTTGCTTTCCAGCTGTGATAATTCATTATACTTATTCTGAGCAAGATATTCCGCAGGATTATTATCAACCTGATGAGTATGAATTAATAACCTGTTTTGATGGTCATAAGTAAAGTTTTCGGTAATCACTCTTTCGGTATCACTATCCAATCTTTTATGTTTGGTAATTGCCATCTTTGGAGTTCCTGAAAAATCAAGCTCAGATTCTGTTTTCGTATAGCCTCCCAAATGATTAATAGAATGACTTCCGATTGCTCTTCCTTTCGTATCGTACCAGGTGTAGTTCTTCGTCCAGCTGTCATCTTCAATGTTTTTTACATAAGAAGCTAAAGGCAAACTTTTGGTATTAATATTTAAAGTTAGATCATCTGTCAATAATGGTAGATTAGTGACTGTAGAAGTAAATGATGGCGTATAAGGAGGATAGGTGTCGTAATAATTAACGGATAAAACTGTTTCTATATCAAGAAAATATCCGTTACTGTAATACACATCCATTCCACTTTTTGTGAAACCTGTTCTGCTTCGGGATTCTATAATAATATGTGGTCCTGCCTGACTTTGCATACTGTCTCTGCTACCTCCTCGAATGATTCCTGTATAAGCCACTCTTCCCAATTGATCATATTTTGTAATGAGCCATTTTTCCTGCTGTCTCAAGTTGGCATCCTGAGTCATAATCAATCGGTCTGCTTTATCATAAACCATATATTCCCAACCTTTTCCAGGAAGCCTCTTTTCTACCAAACGATTTCTGCCATCATAGCGATATCGGTAGCATAAGTCATTTAAATTAATATCTTCGTATGCAATAGCAGTTCCTGCAACAAGATTTTGATAAATAATGGCTGCGTTCGGCGGAATAACATAGGAGAGCTGGTTATATTCATTATAAACATAGTAAGTATCTGCTTTTTCCGTATCATTTATAACTTTTCTTACTAATAAAGTCTGACCTTCTTCATTTTTGAATTCGATAGTCTTGTTACCGTCTTCATCAGTGATGCTATTTTTATAGAGTTGCGCAGTGCCATAACTGCCGTTCTGGATAAGTCCAGATTTGGTAGCATCGTTTTCCCATGTTGTTGTGGTGGTATATTTGATCACTTCACCTACAATATTCGCATCATAATCAAACTTTACTGGTTTATCACTCCAGGCTTGCCCGACCTGTTTCTGTTCTAAAACTCTGTCTAATGGTGAATTCTCAAATTCTTTTTTTGAAAATATGATTTCTGAACCGTAAATGTCGGTTTGGGTAGCATTTCCTAAAGGATTGGTTACGATGGCTCCATTAGCTGTTCCTGATTGGGGAACAGGTAAGAAATCTTTAACCTGTCTTCCGAAAGCATCATATTCTATATGGGTAACCACATCTCTCTGCAGTGGAGATGCTTTGATATTCACAACCTGTTTAGGTCTACCCAAACCATCAAAATATTGCACGCTCTCTACACTTTTCGGTGTGGAAGCTGTAGGATCAGTCAAATAGTTTTTTGAATAGACATAATTTTCATTGGTGCTCAAAGTCTGCGCATGGAAAAGCCCCACTACAAACAATGTACTTATTGGGATGATTATTTTTTTCATGATTTGGTTTTTAATGTTTGTAGTTATACTTGAATTCTTTTAACAGTTTCCCGTTAATATCTTTGATATTTTCTAACCTATTAGCAGAATCATATTTGTAAATTTCTCTGATTCCTGATGGTGGAGTAATGCTTGTTACTCCAATTAACGGATCATACGTATAAGTAGATATCTGTGCATTTTGTAATGCAGACTCTTTTCTGAAAATATCTAATTTACCTATCAAAGTCTGCTCAGTACCCGCATCAATATCACCATTTGAAGCCGAAATAATTTCTGCTGCCAATCCACTCGCTACAGAATAAGGAACACCTGTAATTTTAGCAATGGGCTGAGTTGAATTGTAA encodes the following:
- a CDS encoding helix-turn-helix domain-containing protein, coding for MISCINFTNFRQKSFGVSRRSDHFPVLGIQDFKDDHSLETRLLFNELYGERSIDDPHKHDFFIINIFEKAKGNHTIDFVDYEVKNRQIHLVFPDQVHQWEIEAGTVGYQLMISRTWFESLIPALRFSQLFYQNHPVIDLSDTSFEFLAYEFKTIKKLLNDEPVFWEMIQKRSEMIGLLISEAVEFIFKNDEQYHSNPVFSKFLNLIDEYFKEERSVSFYAKKLNISPNYLNIICKKSINSSASSLIQDRILLEAKRLLKVSKKSVKDIVFDLGFYDQASFSKFFKSQTGMTPSQFKE
- a CDS encoding ankyrin repeat domain-containing protein, with the translated sequence MKVLFFLLCFISVNACEKSFSQPVKEIMINGENVIELVKSNNAEGLRTALENGADVNTKDSRGRSLLLLAAVGKKIKIAKLLVKYKADVNLQDQQLDSPFLFAGANGQTELVKLFLKNGARFDVFNRYNGTALIPACERGHVETVKVLANTEGFPINHVNRLGWTALMEAVILGDGSLKYQQIVQILKDKGAKDIADNEGITALEHAKSLGYKEIVKILES
- a CDS encoding amidohydrolase, translating into MERSNNISRKDFLKSSALAMAGITLTPTVMSAKMLSEDKVLGVNGKLIVKNVRLETGFEYEEGEVVSTKTDLFLVETENGKITKIAPNNPKATAVDAKGFLMLPAFKDMHIHLDKTFYGDKWQAVRKRKGGVKGMIALEEQIMPEILKNSTYKAEKMIELIQSKGTAFARSHVNIEPTSKLDSLKNLQKALDNKKKSFGAEIVAFPQHGVFYKNSVPYLKEAAQMNIDFIGGVDPYTIDGAIEKTIDFTVQLALDHQKGIDIHLHETGESGLKTVEYLIDKVNENPSLKGKTFFSHCFILGKLDKIKQEEIAEKLGNAQVGIASTIPIGNLIMPLPTLQKHNVTVYTGNDSIIDHWNTYGTGSVLEKANLYAQLYGQSTEFLLSRSLKLATANLTPLDDKGVQQWPKIGADADFVLLNASCSAEAISRISNVESLIYRGNVVF
- a CDS encoding DUF6443 domain-containing protein, producing the protein MKKIIIPISTLFVVGLFHAQTLSTNENYVYSKNYLTDPTASTPKSVESVQYFDGLGRPKQVVNIKASPLQRDVVTHIEYDAFGRQVKDFLPVPQSGTANGAIVTNPLGNATQTDIYGSEIIFSKKEFENSPLDRVLEQKQVGQAWSDKPVKFDYDANIVGEVIKYTTTTTWENDATKSGLIQNGSYGTAQLYKNSITDEDGNKTIEFKNEEGQTLLVRKVINDTEKADTYYVYNEYNQLSYVIPPNAAIIYQNLVAGTAIAYEDINLNDLCYRYRYDGRNRLVEKRLPGKGWEYMVYDKADRLIMTQDANLRQQEKWLITKYDQLGRVAYTGIIRGGSRDSMQSQAGPHIIIESRSRTGFTKSGMDVYYSNGYFLDIETVLSVNYYDTYPPYTPSFTSTVTNLPLLTDDLTLNINTKSLPLASYVKNIEDDSWTKNYTWYDTKGRAIGSHSINHLGGYTKTESELDFSGTPKMAITKHKRLDSDTERVITENFTYDHQNRLLIHTHQVDNNPAEYLAQNKYNELSQLESKKVGGTVSGNGLQQVDYLYNIRGWMTQINNPNDLNNGDLFGYAIKYTNPENTNLSTGKFNGNIAEIDWKTSTNPNDNKRRYSYTYDGLNRLQQGIYSEPGSSLINNNNYNEQLTYDLNGNIASLKRFSKPSSGTTAEKIDDLIYNYTGNHLDKITLPQGVVNNSSGYNALQNVFTYDPNGNMNKHLDKGITSIVYNYLNLPSNITTGGGKLNSQTNYIYRADGMKLKKYIITNNPMSGSLAETDYLDGFQYYYYGGPFTPLNPSGLQFVPTSEGYFDFVKNKYIYNYSDHLGNTRLSYMHNGSSIEVLEENNYYPFGLKHEGYNGLVGNPSYQYKYNGKELQETGMYDYGARFYMPDIGRWGVVDPLAEKMTRHSPYNYAFNNPIRFIDPDGRQTEDIVIRGKDKKEWRIETAGEEKVINVPLNLKENKTIDIGAKNIDVNRFAVGYTVQADVGASFGAGANAGLEASVVQFTDKTYGGYNYVYAGGHLGSSGGEQGGLSGTVGASLFVAYNNSTRAIDPASFEGTTISAGGSADVKVIAGGGVSASRFSGTGNWTDKGWYGYSIGGNIGVGGAVNLGSGNLSVSKTYLINKMKPTAQRSILDRISNAGSPIVSALMNPNPRNIYHAPQFN